AACCCAACCAACCGGTGCTGCCGGAAACCGACCGAAAACGTCGCCCTCGCTTTCGTTCTCCGCCGAGAAATCATCGACGGGGGAGTGTTCGGGAGGAAACGTACGCGAAACCCCGCGAGGCCGAGTCGACGGCGACGCGCCCTCCGCGCGCCCACTGCTCCTGTTCCCGTCACCCTGGTCCGGATTTTTTCCCCGGTAAATTGCACCAAGGGTCCCCAAATTTGTCTCGAAATTTCACCTAGGTCCCCAAACTCTCAAATCGTCCACCCGAGTCCCTAAACTTTGTTGAGTGTTCCATGCGAGGTCCCAAACGCGCCACGCCAACTTCCAACGCTGACGTGCCATGCCACGTAGTGTCAGGCTAGCAAGAATTTACAAAACTCCCCTCCATATTCTTATCTTCTCCGTtctgctctctctccctcctccaatctctctctctttcctcgcTCCCTCTATCTCTCTCACTCCCCCTGCCCGTGGCTGCCGCCACACACCGGTCGCTGCCACGCCGGTCGCCGCCGTAcgggccacgcgccgccgcacacgctggtcgccgccgcgcgcaggccACCGCGTTTAGGGTGGAGGCGCGACTTGGTGGCCGTGGACCTGGAGTTCGGCGAGAGTGGGTCCGAACGGGCGTGGCCTCTGCGTCCGCGCCCCCTGCTGCTGCCGGTTCGACGACGACGGGTCGTCGCGGTCCCCCACGGCGGTGCGGCCCTTGTTGGCGTGGCGGTACCAGCGTGAGGAAGGGGAAAGGCAGATCCGCAGCGAAGCTCGATCCGGCGGCAGCAGAGCTCGATTGGAGGTGGCAGAGCTCAATCCGGTGGCGGTGGAGCTCGATTTGGTGTCCCCGGCCATAGCTCCGACCTGTTGCGCCTAGCCGAAccccgccggctgccgccgcaCCAGCATCGACCTCCCCCTCGTCCATCGCCGTGCCACCACGATGGCCGTTGCCTGCGCAGGCCGCCATTGCACAACGTCCACGGCAGCATCcctcgcgggcgccggcgcgccaCCCCGATGGACGCTGCCCGCGCAGGTCGCGGCCGCATCCAGCactgcctccctcgccgccgtcgcgccaggCCGACTGCCGCCGCCAGCGACAGCCGCGTCCGCTCGGTAGCTCCAGTGGCGGACGGTGGTGGTgcggagagagaaagggagagagagattgagagggggagagagaggattaAATGGGGGAAGATGAAATTGTGGAaggattttttttgtaaatatttcccACTGTGGTGCCACATGATATGCCACGTCGGCGTTGGAAGCTGGCGTGACGCGTTTGGGACCTCGAATGGAACACTCAACAAAGTTTAGAGACCCAAATGGATGATTTGAGAGTTTGGGGGCTTAGATAAAATCTTGAGATAAATTTGGGGGCCTGTGGTGTAATTTATTCGGCttttccccctctctctcccccgccCGCGTCGCCTTGTCGCTGAATTCTTCCGCCCCCCGCGTGCCTCGTCGTATCCTCGTCCCGTCCGGATAAAATTTTGCTGCCGGCGACCGCTCCTGCGGATCCGTGTCGAGTACCCAGTATATTCGGTTGAAGAATCGCGTGGCGGAGACTGCAGCGACAAGTTCGGTTTGGGAGAGCATGTTTTTCGCCAATACTAGTGTTTCTTTTAGTAGTAAAAAATCTTCTAGACCAGTTGCCAGATTTTTTTACCGCTAGGAAATTGACTTTGTAGGGCGTATTCTATTCTTGGGGGAGTAGAGTACACAAGGGAACGAACGAGCTGCCTTGGTTGGACTTAGGGATGTAAATGATACGGATATTTTCCGACCATATTCGAATTCGATCCGGTCTGGAAGGAtttttatccgtccgtatccaATTCCGAGTATCCAATATCCGTAATCGATCCGTATCCGAATActcaaaaattatatttttatgatatCGATATCTATTACAATTTTATCCGACAAAAACTAACACTATTCGTATCCGACTCCGTATTCGAAcacaaatataaaaatgaatacGATATCAGTGATATCCGTCCGTATTCGATCCGTTTTCATTTCTAGTTGGACTCTTCAAACCGTCCGTCGCTCGCCGTTCACacacctaggggtggtaatgagcCATGACCCTAGTGACTTCCTCACAGTCTAATaaaatcaaaattatataaaattaaaacCCAATCTTTTTAAAATCTAGCCCTTAtattttctaattcaaaatcTTATACCCTTTACTATCCCTACGCACACCGCGTGGCGCCACTTGCCCCACCAcggtggcgcgcgcgcgagcACCCGTTCCCACGACACGGGGGTTTGGCGCGCCTGCTCGGCGGGGCGCGGGAGAGGCGGGCACGCTTCCTCGATTTGCCTTTGCCGCGCGACATGACGGCTCTCGCTTTGCTGGTGGGGTGCGCGGTCGCATGCCGGGTCGGCGAGGTACACGGTGATGCGCCCCTAGTCAGCTGGACAGCCGCGGGACCCGCGCGCCAGCGGGATCTCTCGGGTACGGTACGGCCGGCGATCGCTCGGCGCGGGCGCCGTCCCGCCTCGTGCTGCAGCCTGCCAGCCTGCGGGCGACGGCAGCCTTGGTACGGACACGGGCGCGTCGGGCACCGCGCTGTCGTGGGGGGCACACACGCAGCATGCTGCTGCGTGCTCCGATCGGTTTCCTCGGGGCCTGTTTAGTTTTTTACATGTAAATGCAAAAACGCCGAAAACACATTATTTTGCAACAgaattttattaatttgaagtactaaatgaagtctatttacaaaactttttacatggatgggctgtaaatcgcgagacgaatctaacgagcctacttaattcatgatttgcaatagtgatgctacagtaaccaccaactaattattgattaaatatggattaattagcatcattagattcgtctcgcgatttacaacccatctatacaaaaagttttgcaaatagtatttttctcaTACCACTctagccaccagctccagctccagccagtccaacagtatttttctctcacaccatttcAGTTCCAACCTCTAGCTCCAGGCTACCGAATGCAGTAACTACTGTGACCAGCGACAGCAATAGTGTACGCTGCCCCGTACCCTATTCCTCTCGTAGTCGTAGTCCCCGTTTAGATGCGCgttgtaaaatttttaaaaagatatttttatatatttgaagtactaaatataaattaatcacagaataaattacagaactcgtctgtaaaccgcgagacgaatgtaatgagcataattagtccgtcattagaggttatttactgtagcattaatgtagcaTTTTAGCGCCTGATTatggcctaattaggttcattagattcgtcttgcgatttacaggcagcagtcgcaatacgttttttatttcgtctagatttaagtctccatacaCGTGTCCgacaattttttgaaattttgatttttcaaCTAAACGGGCCGGCAGACAGCGGGCAAGTAGCCCCAGACCCCGGCGCCACGTACCGTCCTTGCTCTGGCTCGATCACGCAgcgcgaggccggccggcccgccgGCCACTCCCCATGCCCATGTGGGGATGCGCAGGCGGCAGGCCGCCAGCCTCGCTGTcgtgccgccggccgcgcggcggGGGCATCACCCCGACGGGACGAGACGTAAAGGACAGGCCGGCAGTGGCCTCGCCCCGGCGGCAGCGCCGGGGAGGTGACCGCACGAGGCGGGCGAGGACCGGGGGGACGCGCCACGCCCCGCTGCTCGTACGGGTACGTACCGGTACACAGCACCGGCAGCAGGAAAAGATTCGCGCCCGCGTCCAGGCCCCGGCCGGGCCCGGGGTGGGCGCGCCACGGCCCACCGCGGCGTCCGGCCGCCGAGACCCAACCAACCCGGAGGCGGCCGTGCCGGCCACCCCGCGCGATCGACCCAGCGCCCAGCCAGGCAGCCAGCCGCGTTACCCGAGCCGCCTGCGGCCACCCACGAGCACCAACCGGGTTCCCAGTAGCCACCCACCCACCGCGCCCAGTCCCCATCCGCccgtctctctcggtctcgGCGCTCCCACCCTCCCACTCCCCCCCTCCGCTGCTGCCTCCCCTGCCTCCCCCTTGCCGCCGCGACCGCGACCGCCGCTCGCTGTCGAGGCCAGGCTAGTCAAGTCCGACGCCacccgcctccacctccgcgccACACACGCTCCCGGCTGCCCCTTCCCCCGGCGACCCGGAgatcccgcgcccgcgccgccggctagctcccCCGCCGAGACCTTCCGCCTCCCGGAGCACCCAGGTGAGCGGAGAGGGAGGGTCTGGTTGTGCCGTCGCCGCTGCAGATCCATGGAGCCCagccggccgcggcgcggaTAGCACTGCGCCGGTAGATCGCGAGGAGTCCCCGCCCGCTGTTGTTTTGTTTGTCTAGCCGTCGTTTGGCGTGGAGGATATGGCCGTGGCGATGGACGTGGCGAACCCCGGAGCGGCTGCCGGCGCAGGTTTGGATTCCTGCCCCCTGCATGAATTCTCGTTCCCCTACTGGTGGCCGTCCTCGGGAGCTGTTTCTTCTCTGAATTTGCTGCGGTTTCGCTGAATTACGCCGTGACGAACCGAGGCACTTGGGGTCTGGATAGGGTCGAGTTCGTTCGGTGGACTTCGATAGTTGACTAATTTGTGTGGAAAACGTTGCGGAATTCTCATAATTTCAGTCGGTATTAGTAAGAGAAAATATTGGGGGAACCAGCGATTTCTCTTGAAATAATTGTGGGCTGCCACACCTCTTGATTATTCGTACAAACTGTTCTCTGCCGACATAATTTGTTGCGCTGTATTTGCCGTTTATTTTTAGTTTAATATATTCTCTCCACGTTTCTCCTTGTACGGAGGCATGCCAATCACGATTTCCCAAATGGGGAAACGTTTGGAACAGGGACCTATTACAAATCTACTCCTGTTACTTTGATTCTCCGCGTCTGCTACATGTGGCTGGTTTAGCATCAGTACTGTTGCTTCTCGATTGGGATGTATCGATGCGGTGGATCCATGTGTTTTTGTTAAGTTTACATTCTTCGTTATGCTTCAGATCGAAAATGATTAGCAATTACAAGTTGGAACTAtgaagtgaagaaaaagaacaagctCTGTATTTCGCCTGATGACCCTTTGATGCAAATCAATTGCTTCTATTCAGGAATGTCAAGCGATGAGCTGTACCGGGAGCTCTGGCATGTCTGTGCCGGTCCGTTGGTCACCGTTCCTAGACAAGGCGAGCGAGTCTATTACTTTCCCCAGGGCCATATGGAGCAGGTACTGATTGGTTTAGATAACGTTTCTCTCAACCTTCCTCGATCAATCTTATATTTTGTGGTGCCTCCATATGCACATGCATTAACTGATTGGCGTTTCTTTTCCTCGAACTGTTCATGATTTCTTTTATAGCTCGAGGCATCCACACACCAGCAGCTTGACCAGTACCTACCCATGTTTAATCTACCATCCAAGATCCTATGCAGTGTAGTCAACGTGGAACTACGGGTCAGTGCATTTTTTAAAATTTGTCTGGTGCAACATCTTTGCATATGTGTGTAATTGGTTAGCTTAGGTACTGAAGCGAGAAATATTGTAATTGTCCTTAATCTTCTGTACTCTGCAATTCAGGCGGAAGCTGATTCAGATGAAGTTTATGCTCAGATCATGCTGCAACCTGAAGCTGATGTAAGTCTGCATATTTTTAATCTTGAGAATATTCAAGTGCTATTGTTTTCATTTTAGCCAAGTACTACATCATTTCCATTTTAGATGTACATACATTTGATTTGTTTTCCTGAATATGCTTGATCAGCAAAGCAAACTCACCAGCCCGGACCATGAACTACAAGAACCTGACAAATGCACTGCTCATTCCTTCTGCAAGACACTGACAGCTTCAGATACGAGCACTCATGGCGGTTTTTCTGTTCTTCGGAGGCATGCTGAAGAATGTCTTCCTCAGCTGGTTAGCATCAGAAAAGTAATATGCCTCAAAGTGATTTCTTAATTACCAGAAATATTATCGTGTGTAAATTTTGCAGGACATGTCTCAGAATCCACCTTGCCAAGAACTGGTGGCCAAAGATCTCCATGGCACTGAATGGCATTTTCGGCACATTTTTCGAGGTGAGCTTACACTCCTCGCAATTTGGCTTGAAAATTCCTTCCATTCCTTTAAAGATTGTCCATTTTTTTAGTCTCATGCCCGCCTTTCTATGTTTCTTTCAGGACAACCGAAGAGGCATCTCCTTACTACTGGCTGGAGTGTCTTTGTTAGCTCAAAAAGACTGGTTGCTGGTGATGCATTTATCTTCATGAGGTACAATACCCAAAGCATGATAAATGCagatgtttggtgcatttgcatCTGTTTCCTTGCTTTTGGTTTAATTGTGGATGAACTTGATAGGGACTACTTGTACTAATTATTGTTCTTCTGAGTGGCAGAGGTGAAAATGGTGAGCTACGAGTTGGCGTAAGGAGGCTCATGAGACAAGTAAATAGCATGCCCTCATCCGTCATATCAAGCCACAGCATGCATCTTGGAGTCTTGGCAACAGCCTCCCATGCCATCTCCACTGGAACCCTCTTTTCTGTTTTCTACAAACCAAGGTTTgatagtatttttttttatttgattgtaTCGCATTGTTTTCTAGCATCACATTGTGTATTtaaagaattttttttggacTATGTGTACTTTCTATTTGCTACATGTGCTCTGTTCAAACAAAGTCAATTACTAATTAAATACTCTGCTTTAGTTGTAGACAAGTTCAATGTTTGTAGGTTCTCCTTGCATTCAGTGATTGTCTTAACCCTTTCCATTTTTAGTAAACCAAAGAGGACCACTATGGTTATCCTAGTTAGCACTAATGCATGcatgttttgtttctttcctaGTCTTGCCAGCTAAACTTTACTCACCTTTTATTTTGTTCCCCAGAACTAGCCGCTCTGATTTTATTGTGAGCGTCAACAAATACCTTGAAGCTAAGAAGCAGAAAATATCTGTTGGAATGAGGTTTAAGATGAGATTTGAAGGTGATGAAGCTCCTGAAAGAAGGTACAGTTTGGACTTGCTTTCAAGTTCAACAAGTTGGTGCTGCCTTCATTTTAACCATTTTATTTATGCTGGCACCAAAATTAACATCCCTATCTGTGGCTACAGGTTCAGTGGAACAATTATTGACATAGGGAGTTTGCCAGCAATGTCAAAATCTCTCTGGGCAGATTCTGACTGGAGATCTCTAAAGGTAATGAAGTTTCTTTGGGGTTAAATTAGAAGGAGCATGATATCTGCAAATTGTTCGGTGCGATTCATTGTCTTTGTTTGCCTTCCAAATATTAACCTAAACTTTTATACCTGCCAGGTCCAATGGGATGAGCCTTCATCCATTCTTCGTCCTGAAAGAATCTCACCATGGGAGGTGGAACCACTAGTTGCAGCTAATCCACAATCCCCTCAACCTCCATCAAGGAATAAGCGGGCACGACCCCCAGCTTCACCTTCTATGGTTGCAGAACTGCCTTCTGGCTTTGGTAAGGAGTCCCTTAATACTTGTTACAAAATAGGGCTCTACTTCTTGAATAAAATGTTGAATGTTCAGTTCATGGATACCTTAAGCATTTTAGGATATGAATATGCTGTCCTACTGTATAATCTAAGCGCTTGTTCCATTCATGCTAGGACTATGGAAATCCCCAACTGACTCGGCCCGGACTCTATCATTCTCGGAACCGCAACGTGCTCGGGAGTTATTTCCTTCAATTCCCACATCAACCTTCTCATCGTCATCAAATATCAATTTCAATTCGAAGAATGAGCCATCCATGCTAAACAGTCAGTTCTACTGGTCGGCAAGGGATACAAGAGCTGACTCCTGCGCTGCTAGCACCAACACTGTCATAGTcgaaaagaagcaagaacatAATTCTGGTGGTTGCAGATTGTTTGGGATTGATATATGCTCAGCTGAGGAAGAAGTATTACCTGTGGTTACTGCTCCAGCTCTTGGTTATGACCAAACTGCTGCCTCGGTAGAGTTGAGCTCGGATAAGCTCTCACAGCCATCTGATGTCAACAATTCTGATGCCCCAGGAGCTAGCAGTGAGCGATTGCC
This sequence is a window from Panicum virgatum strain AP13 chromosome 7K, P.virgatum_v5, whole genome shotgun sequence. Protein-coding genes within it:
- the LOC120641078 gene encoding auxin response factor 9-like; this translates as MAVAMDVANPGAAAGAGMSSDELYRELWHVCAGPLVTVPRQGERVYYFPQGHMEQLEASTHQQLDQYLPMFNLPSKILCSVVNVELRAEADSDEVYAQIMLQPEADQSKLTSPDHELQEPDKCTAHSFCKTLTASDTSTHGGFSVLRRHAEECLPQLDMSQNPPCQELVAKDLHGTEWHFRHIFRGQPKRHLLTTGWSVFVSSKRLVAGDAFIFMRGENGELRVGVRRLMRQVNSMPSSVISSHSMHLGVLATASHAISTGTLFSVFYKPRTSRSDFIVSVNKYLEAKKQKISVGMRFKMRFEGDEAPERRFSGTIIDIGSLPAMSKSLWADSDWRSLKVQWDEPSSILRPERISPWEVEPLVAANPQSPQPPSRNKRARPPASPSMVAELPSGFGLWKSPTDSARTLSFSEPQRARELFPSIPTSTFSSSSNINFNSKNEPSMLNSQFYWSARDTRADSCAASTNTVIVEKKQEHNSGGCRLFGIDICSAEEEVLPVVTAPALGYDQTAASVELSSDKLSQPSDVNNSDAPGASSERLPLESQSRQVRSCTKVIMQGMAVGRAVDLTKLSGYSDLFHKLEEMFDIQGELGSALKKWRVIYTDDEDDMMLVGDDPWNEFCDMVKRIYIYTYEEAKKLTSKSKLPGSSDTSKLSDVSSQSE